GTCACGGCTCCCAGCGGAACGTGCGGGAGGCCACCGCCGACGCCACCGCCCCCCAGGACAGCAGGACCCCCAGCGGTCGGGCCGCCAACCGGCCGGGGTCGTCGAGCGCGGCCCGCAGCGCCTCGCCCAGCGCGCCGGCCGGGAGCGCCCTGCCGAGCGCCGCGAGCGGGCCGGGGAGCGCGTCGGCGTCGAACGCGAGCCCACTGATCAGCAGCAGAACGAGGAACAGCGCGTTGACGGCGGCCAGGGTCCCTTCTGCGCGGAGCGTCCCGGCCACCAACAGCCCGATGGCACTGAACGTCGCCGTCCCGGCCACCAGGGCGACGATCACAGCGAGTACCCCCCCGCCGGGCTCCCAGCCCAGTCCGGCGGCGGCCACGACCAGCACCAGGGTGGCTTGCGCGGCGAGCACCGCCAGTACAGCCAGGGCCTTGGCGGCCAACAGCCCGCCTCGGGGCAGCGGCGAGCCACCGAGGAGCTTCAGCACCCCGTACTTGCGTTCGAAGGCCGTGGCGATCGCCAGCGACACCAGCCCGGTGGACATCACCGAGATCGCCAGCACTCCGGGCACCAGGAAGTCGACCGCCTCCCTGCCGCCGGTGGGCAAGACGTCCTCGACGATCGAGAAGAACACCAGCAGCCCCAGTGGGATCCCCACGGTCACGAGCAGGCTCTCGCCGGAGCGCAGCAGCAGGCGTAGCTCCATCCGTGCCTGCGCCAGCACCGCCCGCAGCACAGGCGTCCGGCGGATACCGGAGGGGGGCGGGGCGGCGAGGAGGCTCACGGCACCGGGTCCTCGTCGCTGGGCAGGGTCGGTTCGGCGGTGAGGCGGAGGAAGACGTCCTCCAAGGTGCGTCGTCCGGCCTGCAGATCACCCAGCGGCAGATCGTGGGCGTGCAGCCAGGCGGTCAGCCGCGCGATCAGCTCCGGGGTCCCCGGGGCGTGCACGATGTACCGGCCGGGGC
This Actinomycetota bacterium DNA region includes the following protein-coding sequences:
- a CDS encoding ABC transporter permease; amino-acid sequence: MSLLAAPPPSGIRRTPVLRAVLAQARMELRLLLRSGESLLVTVGIPLGLLVFFSIVEDVLPTGGREAVDFLVPGVLAISVMSTGLVSLAIATAFERKYGVLKLLGGSPLPRGGLLAAKALAVLAVLAAQATLVLVVAAAGLGWEPGGGVLAVIVALVAGTATFSAIGLLVAGTLRAEGTLAAVNALFLVLLLISGLAFDADALPGPLAALGRALPAGALGEALRAALDDPGRLAARPLGVLLSWGAVASAVASRTFRWEP